The proteins below are encoded in one region of Ascochyta rabiei chromosome 9, complete sequence:
- a CDS encoding ubiquinol--cytochrome-c reductase subunit 6, whose amino-acid sequence MGITDFFSDVWETFALPSADAEAPPQGGTSTQTPASGTDEESNEEAEVNKQDAKEPEESGEQGHRPSDGGDDEEEAEDEEEEEEYTDPKEVLEEQCRNSKECHAPKHHYDECVERVTGQIDNDGKASEDCVEEFFHLAHCATQCAAPKLFAQLK is encoded by the exons ATGGGTATCACCGACTTTTTCTCCGACGTCTGGGAGACCTTCGCCCTCCCCTCGGCCGATGCCGAAGCTCCTCCCCAGGGTGGCACATCCACCCAGACACCCGCGTCCGGCACCGACGAGGAGTCTAACGAGGAGGCCGAGGTGAACAAGCAGGATGCCAAGGAGCCCGAGGAGTCTGGCGAGCAGGGACACAGGCCCAGCGACGGCGGCGATGACGAGGAGGAGGCCGAGGatgaggaggaagaggaggagtaCACAGACCCCAAGGAGGTTCTCGAGGAAC AATGCCGCAACTCCAAGGAGTGCCACGCCCCCAAGCACCACTATGACGAGTGCGTCGAGCGTGTGACTGGCCAGATTGACAACGACGGCAAGGCCAGCGAGGACTGCGTAGAGGAGT TCTTCCACCTTGCTCACTGCGCAACCCAGTGCGCCGCCCCCAAGCTCTTCGCTCAGCTCAAGTAA
- a CDS encoding Aldose 1-epimerase, with translation MKITFFSVLFAASAIAAPSSSYPTNTTSGPDENGKYEISAEGIRGLFIPYGASISNLFIQGKDGVERDVVLGFDNASYYSVDPVHPHFGGVPGRYANRIKNSTFNIDGVDYHITPNENGGADTLHGGLDGWDWRNFTVVAHTESSITFSIVDPDGKEGFPGEVISYITYTMSPNTWNIKIVALATTKKTPIMLTSHTYWNLDGFANPDTPTALNHTLHLPYSGQRVGVDNILIPDGTILPNEKYSVNDFWSSPKQIGANLTAPELLGNCGYNCTGYDNCYAVNRDQSGPFDWRNSGPVASLSSAWSGIKVDIFTDQEAFQVYSCGGQNGSLPIKSTQGLDSRRRTVEQYGCVVMEVQDYIDAINQPEWQREKRQIFGPNDPAYTLEADYVFSTES, from the exons ACTTTCTTCTCAGTACTGTTCGCAGCGAGTGCCATTGCGGCACCGTCGTCCAGCTACCCGACCAACACTACCTCGGGTCCTGATGAGAACGGCAAGTACGAGATCTCTGCCGAAGGCATCCGTGGATTATTCATTCCTTACGGCGCGTCCATCTCCAACCTTTTCATTCAGGGCAAAGATGGCGTAGAGCGCGACGTTGTGCTTGGATTCGACAACGCCTCGTATTACTCGGTAGATCCAGTCCACCCCCATTTTGGAGGTGTGCCTGGACGCTACGCAAACCGCATTAAGAACAGCACGTTCAACATTGATGGTGTTGACTACCATATCACACCCAACGAAAATGGTGGTGCGGACACTCTGCACGGTGGTCTTGACGGATGGG ATTGGCGCAACTTCACGGTTGTAGCACACACCGAGTCCTCGATCACTTTCTCGATTGTTGATCCTGACGGCAAGGAGGGCTTCCCTGGTGAGGTTATCAGCTACATCACCTACACCATGTCTCCCAACACCTGGAACATTAAGATTGTTGCTCTTGCGACAACCAAGAAGACACCCATCATGTTGACCTCGCACACATATTGGAACTTGGATGGTTTTGCCAACCCGGACACACCCACTGCTCTTAACCATACCCTGCACCTGCCCTACTCTGGCCAGCGTGTTGGCGTTGACAACATCCTCATCCCTGATGGCACCATCCTGCCCAACGAGAAGTACTCGGTGAACGATTTCTGGTCTTCTCCTAAGCAGATTGGTGCCAATCTCACAGCACCTGAGCTCCTTGGAAACTGTGGCTACAACTGCACCGGATATGACAACTGCTACGCTGTCAACCGCGACCAGAGCGGTCCCTTCGATTGGCGCAACTCTGGACCTGTCGCCTCTCTTTCGAGCGCATGGTCCGGTATCAAAGTCGACATCTTCACCGACCAGGAAGCTTTCCAGGTCTACAGCTGCGGCGGCCAGAATG GCTCTCTTCCCATCAAGTCTACCCAAGGTCTTGACAGCCGTCGCCGTACCGTTGAGCAGTACGGCTGTGTCGTCATGGAAGTCCAGGACTACATTGACGCCATCAACCAGCCTGAGTGGCAGCGCGAGAAGAGGCAGATTTTTGGTCCTAATGACCCTGCCTACACTCTTGAGGCTGACTATGTCTTCTCTACTGAGAGCTAG
- a CDS encoding i-AAA protease yme1: MASTAPFAVHNFVAAATGLRPTMSATLRPSWQAFGRRSAVDSARQMHTIPPSVYSPLARNASIKSHMARQYSSLSRNGPLSQLRQQPRFGMVGLGLAQQRSLFGGPSRDQLARLEEAANNNPNSATSQASFYSAVMRANMPQIVIDRYNTGQFATNAVSDRLYRQALEKTGQSAAIGSVQGANNGLTPQQIQAVSQAVGANMGAGQIGKARGGVGVKSDPVYVVVEESMWNVIFKWVRWLAGFALAAYVSLILITLFVETSGVLKKVGGGTSAEVRPEHQNTRFSDVHGCDEAKEELLDVVDFLKHPERYNKLGGRLPKGVLLIGPPGTGKTLLARAVAGEAGVPFFYMSGSEFDEVYVGVGAKRVRELFTTARAKAPAIVFIDELDAIGGKRKSRDANYHRQTLNQLLNDLDGFDQSTGVIFIAATNHPELLDSALLRPGRFDRHVQVELPDVGGRLAILKYHTKKIRLSPEIDLSTIARGTPGFSGAELENLANSAAIRASKLQSKFVSLNDLEWAKDKITMGSEKKTRTVPLQDKIHTAYHEGGHALVGIFTKGYSDVHKATILPRGHAAGITFFLPQEEHHHTRSQYIRQLQVCMGGKMAEEIIFGADNVADGASGDIQQATQLAYSMVTACGFSDTLGNVDFKSNYEMVSPETKRLIDNEVRRLIDEARSSARDLLVSKRPELDRLAEALVQYETLDKEEILKVIKGESLPNRIKSSPDAPIKMPTRLLPSPVAPPVPGTGSEGGPPGPSVVA; this comes from the exons ATGGCTTCCACCGCACCCTTCGCGGTTCAC AACTTCGTCGCCGCTGCCACAGGACTGCGTCCCACTATGTCTGCTACCCTGAGACCCTCATGGCAGGCGTTTGGGCGCAGATCTGCCGTCGACAGTGCCAGACAGATGCACACTATCCCACCTTCCGTCTACAGTCCGCTCGCCCGCAATGCTTCCATCAAGTCGCACATGGCAAGACAGTATTCGTCTTTGTCGCGCAACGGTCCTCTCTCGCAGCTTCGTCAGCAACCCAGATTCGGCATGGTCGGCCTTGGTTTGGCGCAGCAGCGCTCGCTCTTCGGTGGTCCTTCGCGGGACCAGCTCGCTCGTCTGGAGGAGGCTGCCAACAACAACCCCAACAGTGCAACCTCTCAGGCTTCTTTCTACTCAGCTGTCATGCGCGCAAACATGCCGCAAATCGTCATCGATCGCTACAACACTGGCCAATTCGCCACAAACGCCGTCTCGGACCGTCTCTATCGCCAAGCGCTCGAGAAGACTGGCCAGTCTGCTGCTATCGGAAGCGTACAAGGAGCCAACAACGGCCTAACGCCACAGCAGATCCAGGCTGTCAGCCAGGCCGTAGGTGCTAACATGGGCGCAGGCCAGATTGGCAAGGCTCGCGGTGGTGTCGGGGTCAAGAGCGATCCTGTCTACGTTGTTGTCGAGGAATCCATGTGGAATGTCATCTTCAAATGGGTCAGATGGCTTGCTGGCTTTGCGCTGGCTGCTTACGTCTCCTTGATCTTGATCACCCTCTTCGTTGAGACCAGCGGCGTCTTAAAGAAGGTTGGTGGCGGCACCAGCGCCGAGGTTCGTCCAGAGCACCAGAACACTCGTTTTAGCGACGTCCACGGTTGCGACGAGGCAAAGGAGGAGCTCCTCGATGTCGTCGATTTCCTGAAGCATCCCGAGCGTTACAATAAGCTTGGCGGCAGGCTCCCCAAGGGTGTCTTGCTCATTGGCCCTCCTGGTACCGGTAAGACACTGCTCGCTCGTGCTGTTGCTGGCGAGGCTGGTGTCCCGTTCTTCTACATGTCTGGATCCGAGTTTGATGAGGTCTacgttggtgttggtgcCAAACGCGTTCGCGAGCTCTTCACTACTGCTCGAGCCAAGGCTCCTGCTATCGTCTTCATCGATGAGCTCGACGCTATAGGCGGAAAGCGCAAGTCGCGTGACGCTAACTACCACCGCCAAACCTTGAACCAGCTTCTCAATGACCTTGATGGCTTCGATCAGAGCACAGGTGTTATCTTCATCGCTGCTACCAACCACCCGGAACTCCTCGACTCGGCTTTGCTTCGCCCTGGCCGTTTTGATCGTCACGTACAGGTTGAGCTCCCTGATGTTGGTGGCCGACTTGCTATCCTAAAGTACCACACCAAGAAGATTCGACTATCGCCTGAAATCGATCTCTCCACAATTGCTCGTGGTACACCTGGCTTCTCTGGTGCCGAACTTGAAAACCTTGCAAACTCCGCAGCTATCCGTGCTTCTAAGCTCCAGTCCAAGTTTGTCTCGCTGAACGACCTCGAATGGGCCAAGGACAAAATCACTATGGGTTCCGAGAAGAAGACTCGCACGGTCCCTCTTCAGGACAAGATCCACACTGCTTACCACGAGGGTGGCCATGCTCTTGTTGGTATCTTTACCAAGGGTTACAGCGATGTCCACAAGGCCACCATCCTGCCCAGAGGTCACGCTGCCGGTATCACGTTTTTCTTGCCTCAGGAGGAGCACCACCACACTCGTTCACAATATATCCGCCAATTACAGGTCTGCATGGGAGGAAAGATGGCCGAAGAGATCATTTTCGGCGCGGACAATGTGGCTGACGGTGCTTCTGGGGATATCCAGCAAGCCACTCAGCTGGCCTACAGCATGGTCACCGCGTGCGGTTTCTCAGACACACTTGGCAACGTCGATTTCAAGTCAAACTACGAGATGGTCTCACCGGAGACCAAGCGTCTCATCGACAACGAAGTGCGACGCTTGATTGACGAGGCGAGGTCGAGCGCAAGGGATTTGCTGGTTTCGAAGCGCCCTGAGCTTGACCGACTGGCTGAGGCTCTCGTTCAGTACGAGACACTGGACAAGGAGGAGATCCTCAAGGTGATCAAGGGCGAGTCGCTACCGAATCGCATCAAATCATCTCCTGACGCACCTATCAAGATGCCCACAAGACTGCTCCCCTCGCCGGTAGCACCGCCCGTGCCCGGTACCGGCAGCGAGGGTGGACCGCCAGGACCGAGCGTAGTCGCGTAG